In a single window of the Trichoderma breve strain T069 chromosome 6, whole genome shotgun sequence genome:
- a CDS encoding antibiotic biosynthesis monooxygenase domain-containing protein — MSASVEDRFAKLSLSSDGKRSEDSTRIILATVYPKPGKTERIIELYQPIIKDGADKEPGCFQFQLFVDVNPETGNEEIFTIEKFKNLESLRLHQQGESLKEFNKITAAEGLHAKPVLVHVVKPVSGFAI; from the exons ATGTCAGCCAGCGTGGAGGACCGATTTGCAAAGCTATCGCTCAGCAGCGATGGCAAAAGGAGTGAAGACTCAACTCGCATTATTCTGGCAACTGTTTATCCGAAGCCAGgaaagacagagaga ATCATTGAGCTCTATCAACCAATTATTAAAGATGGAGCAGACAAGGAACCTGGATGCTTCCAATTCCAGCTCTTCGTTGATGTCAATCCCGAAACAGGCAATGAGGAGATTTTTACTATCGAAAA ATTCAAGAACTTAGAATCGCTGAGGCTTCACCAACAAGGAGAAAGTCTAAAGGAGTTCAACAAAATTACTGCCGCGGAGGGCCTTCATGCTAAGCCAGTTTTGGTGCATGTTGTCAAGCCTGTTAGCGGATTCGCTATCTAG
- a CDS encoding alpha/beta hydrolase fold domain-containing protein, translating into MRHHSTIAAALLGTCHNVIALEWSATYGHQPAPFKLSVNPEIIALAHQKAYLTRFPIDVEQPDWSDGPPMHNATSVRDYWVNEYDWPEVQREINSQFNMFTTTVDARPHSKYDELVPLHFVHHRSNRSDAIPLLFIHGWPGSFLEVANLLEPLTNPHDESLPAFHVVAPSIPGFGFSPAPRKPLFGPRAAGEAFNNLMLQLHYPHYVIQGGDLGGFINRFMASSHPETVLSVLSNFWLVQPNSTDFERYYAGKTTSDENYLINEFWNFENKSSGYRFEQQTQPLQIGHAMTDSPVGFAMYIYEFMFLTVQHYVWSAKELITWSLMYWIQGPYAGFRFYKESVNDNILENGLLINSTTFPYVYQPVALSEFPADIWYRTPLDWAQRGGNVVVRKVHDKGGHFPSIETPDVLIDDIRSFFGNGSLANTTMFGR; encoded by the exons ATGAGGCATCATTCGACAATTGCCGCTGCGTTATTGGGCACTTGCCACAATGTCATAGCTTTGGAATGGAGTGCAACATATGGACATCAGCCAGCCCCGTTTAAGCTCTCAGTGAATCCGGAGATCATCGCATTAGCCCATCAGAAGGCCTATTTGACTCGCTTTCCTATCGACGTTGAGCAGCCTGATTGGAGTGATGGACCTCCGATGCATAATGCTACATCCGTTCGGGATTATTGGGTGAATGAGTATGATTGGCCCGAGGTTCAGAGGGAAATCAACTCGCA ATTTAACATGTTTACCACCACAGTTGACGCAAGACCGCACTCCAAGTACGACGAGCTGGTTCCTCTGCATTTTGTGCACCATCGTTCTAACCGCTCAGACGCCATTCCTCTACTATTTATTCACGGATGGCCAGGGTCCTTTCTTGAAGTTGCGAACCTATTGGAACCATTAACAAATCCTCACGATGAATCACTACCTGCCTTTCATGTCGTGGCTCCATCTATCCCTGGCTTTGGTTTCTCACCCGCCCCGAGGAAACCACTCTTCGGACCTCGTGCTGCAGGTGAAGCTTTCAATAACCTAATGCTTCAGCTTCATTATCCGCATTACGTTATTCAGGGAGGAGACCTGGGAGGCTTTATCAACAGATTTATGGCCTCGTCTCACCCAGAAACAGTGCTTTCAGTCCTCAGCAACTTTTGGCTCGTGCAGCCTAACTCTACCGACTTTGAGCGTTATTATGCTGGAAAAACCACAAGTGACGAGAATTACCTTATCAACGAATTCTGGAACTTTGAGAATAAGAGCAGCGGGTACCGTTTTGAACAGCAGACTCAACCTTTGCAGATTGGACACGCAATGACTGATAGCCCTGTTGGCTTTGCCATGTATATATACGAATTCATGTTCCTGACGGTACAGCACTACGTGTGGAGTGCGAAGGAGCTTATTACTTGGTCGCTGATGTACTGGATTCAGGGACCGTATGCTGGCTTCAGGTTCTACAAGGAGAGCGTCAAT GACAATATTCTTGAAAACGGGCTCCTTATTAATTCCACAACATTTCCCTATGTTTACCAACCAGTTGCTCTCTCGGAGTTTCCGGCCGACATTTGGTACAGAACA CCACTGGATTGGGCCCAGAGAGGCGGCAATGTTGTAGTAAGAAAAGTTCACGATAAAGGAGGGCATTTTCCTTCAATCGAAACGCCAGATGTCCTCATCGACGATATCCGGTCATTTTTTGGAAATGGTTCTCTCGCAAATACGACAATGTTCGGTCGCTAA